A stretch of the uncultured Desulfobacter sp. genome encodes the following:
- a CDS encoding catalase, whose translation MTSNTPKPTTNDAGIPVSSDEHSLTVGPDGPILLQDHYLIEQMANFNRERIPERQPHAKGSGAFGYFEVTRDISAYTKAALFQPGTKTDTLIRFSTVAGESGSPDTWRDPRGFALKFYTTQGNYDMVGNNTPVFFLRDPMKFQHFIRSQKRRADSGLRDHDMQWDFWTLSPESAHQVTWLMGDRGIPKTWRHMNGYSSHTYMWVNNDDERFWVRYHFKTDQGIECLTQQDADRLAGVDADCHRRDLFESIKQGNYPSWTLKVQLMPFDEAETYRFNPFDLTKVWPHGDYPLHEVGKLVLNRNPTDFHTEIEQAAFEPNSFVPGIGPSPDKMLLGRLFSYADAHRARLGVNYKQIPVNRPKAPVNSYSKDGAMRVINVSDPVYAPNSKGGPKADSERYAQKEVWNAGGDFVRAAYTLRKDDDDFGQAGTLVREVMDDAQQDRLVSNVVGHLKNGVTQPVMERCFEYWRNIDKQIGDRIAEGVNGV comes from the coding sequence ATGACCAGCAATACCCCCAAACCCACAACCAATGATGCAGGAATACCCGTATCCAGCGACGAGCACTCCCTTACCGTAGGGCCGGATGGTCCGATTCTGCTGCAGGATCATTATCTGATCGAGCAGATGGCTAATTTCAACCGGGAACGCATCCCGGAACGCCAGCCCCATGCCAAAGGTTCCGGGGCTTTTGGCTATTTTGAAGTGACCCGGGATATCAGTGCTTATACCAAAGCCGCCCTGTTCCAGCCCGGCACCAAAACAGACACCCTGATCCGGTTTTCCACCGTGGCCGGAGAGAGCGGAAGCCCTGATACCTGGCGGGACCCCAGGGGATTTGCCTTGAAATTTTATACCACCCAGGGCAACTACGACATGGTGGGCAATAACACCCCGGTATTTTTTTTAAGGGACCCGATGAAATTCCAGCATTTTATCCGGTCCCAAAAGCGACGTGCGGACAGCGGTCTGCGGGATCATGATATGCAGTGGGATTTCTGGACCCTGTCACCGGAATCCGCCCACCAGGTCACATGGCTGATGGGCGACCGGGGCATTCCAAAAACCTGGCGTCACATGAACGGCTACTCCAGCCATACGTATATGTGGGTCAATAATGATGATGAACGCTTCTGGGTCAGGTATCATTTTAAAACCGACCAAGGCATTGAATGTCTGACCCAGCAGGACGCAGACCGCCTGGCCGGCGTAGATGCCGACTGTCATCGCCGTGACCTGTTTGAATCGATCAAGCAGGGGAATTATCCTTCCTGGACTCTGAAAGTTCAGCTCATGCCCTTTGATGAAGCTGAGACTTATCGGTTCAATCCTTTTGACCTGACCAAAGTATGGCCCCATGGCGATTATCCGCTCCATGAGGTGGGAAAATTGGTTTTAAACCGAAATCCCACAGATTTTCACACGGAAATAGAACAGGCCGCATTTGAGCCCAACAGCTTTGTTCCCGGTATCGGGCCAAGTCCTGACAAGATGCTGCTGGGCCGGCTTTTTTCCTATGCCGATGCCCACAGGGCACGCCTGGGAGTAAACTATAAACAGATTCCAGTCAACCGCCCCAAAGCACCCGTGAACAGTTACAGCAAAGACGGTGCCATGCGTGTGATCAATGTTTCTGATCCGGTTTACGCCCCCAACTCAAAGGGCGGCCCTAAGGCAGACAGCGAACGCTATGCCCAAAAGGAGGTGTGGAATGCCGGTGGCGATTTTGTCCGGGCCGCATATACCCTTAGAAAGGACGACGATGATTTTGGCCAGGCCGGAACGCTGGTTCGTGAGGTTATGGATGATGCCCAGCAGGACCGCCTGGTTTCAAATGTTGTGGGGCACTTGAAAAATGGGGTGACCCAGCCCGTTATGGAACGATGTTTTGAATACTGGCGAAATATTGATAAACAAATCGGCGACAGGATTGCCGAGGGTGTCAACGGGGTATAG
- a CDS encoding response regulator encodes MLAVSDDGIGMDKNTVSNIFEPFFTTKEIGEGSGLGLATIFGIVMKSSDFDEIELLITDVVMPEMTDVVMPEMNGRELATKIKSLYPNLKCLFMSGYTANVIAHHGVLESGVHFINKPFSKHSLAKKVREVLETTVN; translated from the coding sequence ATGCTTGCTGTCAGCGATGACGGCATTGGCATGGATAAAAACACAGTGAGCAATATTTTTGAACCATTTTTTACCACAAAAGAGATCGGAGAGGGGAGCGGACTTGGATTAGCGACCATTTTCGGCATCGTGATGAAATCGTCTGATTTTGATGAAATCGAGTTACTGATTACGGACGTTGTAATGCCTGAAATGACGGACGTTGTAATGCCTGAAATGAATGGCAGGGAGCTTGCTACTAAAATAAAAAGTCTTTATCCGAATTTAAAATGTCTTTTTATGTCAGGATATACGGCCAATGTGATTGCCCACCATGGGGTTCTGGAATCAGGCGTCCATTTTATAAATAAACCTTTCTCGAAACATAGTTTAGCAAAAAAAGTGCGTGAGGTGTTAGAAACAACGGTAAATTAG
- a CDS encoding PAS domain S-box protein: MKHSSGNIHGLILRWMHDRDKNLAPPPYTEHHKLFLPDSWEKLSTAVTNAIAKGTPYEIELEIVKKDGTTGWMWEKGEAESDAKGNIISIWGTAQDITERKRNQKKLESTLNYVQTIVENSPIGISTFEQNGLIVTVNQALARIVGGTVEKIVGLNIYKIESWKRSGLLAAAQEALKDDIEVTRDLHYTSSFNKKCWVRATFIPFMYENKKQLMLLLADTSRQKIAEEKQQKLKTQLIQAQKMESIGRLAGGVAHDFNNMLSIINYNRD, encoded by the coding sequence ATGAAACACTCAAGCGGGAATATCCATGGATTAATCTTAAGGTGGATGCATGACAGGGATAAAAACCTTGCGCCTCCACCTTACACCGAACACCATAAGCTTTTTCTTCCTGACAGCTGGGAAAAGCTGTCCACTGCTGTTACAAACGCCATTGCCAAAGGCACACCCTATGAAATTGAACTTGAAATCGTCAAAAAAGACGGGACCACCGGATGGATGTGGGAAAAGGGTGAGGCGGAAAGTGATGCCAAAGGGAATATCATCAGTATCTGGGGTACTGCTCAGGACATCACTGAACGTAAGCGAAATCAAAAGAAACTTGAAAGTACCCTTAACTATGTCCAAACCATCGTTGAAAATTCACCCATAGGGATTTCCACTTTTGAACAAAATGGGCTGATTGTTACGGTGAACCAGGCTTTGGCGCGAATTGTCGGCGGCACTGTTGAAAAAATAGTGGGATTGAACATTTATAAAATTGAATCCTGGAAAAGATCGGGATTACTTGCTGCTGCTCAAGAGGCCCTCAAGGATGATATCGAAGTGACGCGCGACCTTCATTATACCTCAAGTTTCAATAAAAAATGCTGGGTGCGCGCCACATTCATTCCATTTATGTATGAGAATAAAAAACAACTAATGCTTTTGCTGGCCGATACATCAAGGCAGAAAATAGCTGAAGAAAAACAGCAAAAATTGAAAACTCAACTGATTCAGGCCCAAAAAATGGAGTCCATAGGCAGGCTTGCCGGAGGGGTTGCCCACGATTTTAACAACATGTTAAGTATTATAAATTACAATAGAGACTGA
- a CDS encoding transporter substrate-binding domain-containing protein, translated as MLFTDEYIFAPLVIFTRSDASFVGSMEDLRGKTVSVEEGFALHETLKREYPWINLKVDA; from the coding sequence ATGCTTTTTACAGATGAGTATATTTTTGCGCCTTTGGTGATATTTACAAGATCAGATGCATCGTTTGTGGGCTCTATGGAGGACTTAAGAGGTAAAACCGTTTCAGTTGAAGAGGGGTTTGCGCTTCATGAAACACTCAAGCGGGAATATCCATGGATTAATCTTAAGGTGGATGCATGA